The DNA sequence TTCACCTTCCCTTTTGAGCATATTGGACACCAAGTTCCATTTGAGACATTATTTGGTTTTACATCCCATGTATGTCCTTGCGAACACTCCCAGGTTAACTTGGTTTGTGAATCAACATAAACTTTAGATAAACACTTTCCACCCTTACTTGCAGCAAGTTCTTGCATTTTGATTAGCCATGATTGAGCTCGTGATAGTTGAGCTAGGCTGTTGGTGTGTTTAGTCACAAATCTCCAAATGCAATATGTAGTTCGTTCATGTTACATAAAAGACAAAACCCCAGC is a window from the Polynucleobacter difficilis genome containing:
- a CDS encoding zinc-ribbon domain-containing protein — its product is MQELAASKGGKCLSKVYVDSQTKLTWECSQGHTWDVKPNNVSNGTWCPICSKGKVNGGKRRTIIDIKNYAIKMGGLCLSDELPTAV